In one window of Holophagales bacterium DNA:
- the recJ gene encoding single-stranded-DNA-specific exonuclease RecJ, producing the protein MAERLVRALGIPDALARVLAARGIASADEARAWLEPGIETLHDPFGMGGMPEAVELLVRAAKRGGRVVVFGDYDCDGIGALAILTTTLKRLGADAVPFVPHRLLDGYGLRAETLRRVLDEHAPEGIVTVDCGITAVDPIREAVDRGVFVVVTDHHLPSEELPKGAVLLNPRIPGCPYPFKELAGAGIAWKLSEALLRTDGARVGISDGSVRSWMASLAKVAALSTIADMVPLTGENRVLTSWGLTGLAEPRSPGLTALLARCSVRAGKSPSVHDVAFRIAPRLNASGRIDHAFRALELLTTTDPARANVLADEIEAANTERRRMQERVVAAAFGRLEKTFDPSRDALVVEAGTPEEGWHRGVLGIAASRVAQALHRPVLLLSRDNGRVGGSGRTCGRTPLFDRLAPVARRHAADFGGHHAAIGLSVPAAGFEAFRDEAQAAFAQARDDEEWSVVYEADTVLAPVEVTPALVEALTRLEPHGMGNPRPLFLLPSLRWDGRGRPVGERGLRVTFERDGLRLEAVGWSLGTIPGPDRRGAWDILANVSHDAFLGRPGLTVLDAVRVESA; encoded by the coding sequence GTGGCGGAGCGCCTCGTGCGGGCGCTGGGGATCCCGGACGCCCTCGCGCGCGTTCTCGCGGCGCGCGGCATCGCGTCGGCGGACGAGGCCCGGGCGTGGCTCGAGCCCGGTATCGAGACCCTTCACGATCCGTTCGGAATGGGCGGCATGCCGGAGGCCGTGGAGCTCCTCGTTCGGGCTGCAAAGCGCGGAGGCCGCGTCGTCGTCTTCGGCGATTACGACTGCGACGGCATCGGCGCCCTCGCCATCCTCACGACGACTCTCAAACGGCTCGGAGCCGACGCGGTCCCGTTCGTGCCGCACCGTCTCCTGGACGGCTACGGCCTGAGGGCCGAGACCCTGCGCCGGGTTCTCGACGAGCACGCTCCCGAGGGCATCGTCACTGTCGACTGCGGCATCACGGCCGTCGATCCGATTCGCGAGGCCGTGGACCGCGGCGTTTTCGTGGTGGTGACCGACCATCACCTCCCTTCCGAGGAGCTGCCGAAGGGCGCCGTCCTCCTCAACCCGAGGATCCCCGGCTGTCCCTACCCGTTCAAGGAGCTCGCGGGTGCTGGCATCGCCTGGAAGCTGTCCGAGGCGCTGCTGCGCACGGATGGAGCCCGGGTCGGGATCAGCGACGGTTCCGTCCGGTCCTGGATGGCCTCCCTCGCCAAGGTGGCGGCGCTCTCGACGATCGCCGACATGGTGCCGCTCACGGGAGAGAACCGGGTCCTGACGTCGTGGGGCCTCACCGGCCTGGCCGAGCCCCGGTCACCCGGCCTGACGGCTCTCCTCGCGCGCTGTTCCGTGAGGGCCGGCAAGAGCCCCTCGGTTCACGACGTGGCCTTCCGGATCGCGCCGCGCCTGAACGCGTCGGGCCGCATCGATCACGCCTTTCGCGCCCTCGAACTCCTGACGACGACCGACCCCGCCAGGGCCAACGTCCTCGCCGACGAGATCGAAGCCGCGAACACCGAGCGGCGGCGCATGCAGGAGAGAGTCGTCGCGGCCGCCTTCGGGAGGCTCGAGAAGACGTTCGACCCCTCCCGGGACGCGCTCGTGGTTGAAGCCGGAACGCCGGAAGAGGGGTGGCATCGTGGCGTCCTCGGGATCGCCGCGTCGAGAGTCGCCCAGGCGCTCCATCGCCCGGTCCTTCTCCTCTCGCGGGACAACGGCCGTGTCGGCGGCAGCGGAAGGACCTGCGGGCGAACGCCCCTCTTCGATCGCCTCGCTCCCGTCGCGCGGAGGCACGCGGCCGACTTCGGAGGCCACCACGCCGCGATCGGTCTCTCCGTCCCGGCGGCGGGGTTCGAGGCCTTTCGCGACGAGGCACAGGCCGCGTTCGCCCAGGCCCGCGACGACGAAGAATGGAGCGTCGTCTACGAGGCCGATACGGTGCTCGCACCCGTGGAGGTGACTCCGGCGCTCGTCGAGGCTCTCACGAGGCTGGAGCCTCACGGAATGGGCAATCCGCGGCCTCTTTTCCTCCTGCCGTCCCTCCGGTGGGACGGACGCGGAAGGCCGGTCGGGGAACGTGGCCTGCGCGTGACGTTCGAGCGCGACGGCCTCCGTCTCGAAGCGGTCGGCTGGTCGCTCGGCACGATTCCCGGGCCGGACCGGAGGGGGGCCTGGGACATCCTCGCGAACGTGTCCCACGACGCGTTCCTCGGCCGGCCGGGACTGACGGTCCTCGACGCAGTCCGGGTGGAGAGCGCATGA
- the lptB gene encoding LPS export ABC transporter ATP-binding protein has protein sequence MSETRPRLAAEGLKKVYRGRTVVDGVSLTVDGGEVVGLLGPNGAGKTTTFSIVVGLVEPDAGHVLLDGEEITELAMFRRARRGVGYLPQEASVFRKMTALENLVAILETLPLLSRNERLERAHELLDRFKLSHLSTSVADTLSGGERRRLEIARALTLSPRFLLLDEPFAGIDPITVLDLQHVIRELATTGIGILITDHNVRDTLAIVDRGYIINAGVIFRTGSPVTLSEDPEVRRVYLGDRFRLD, from the coding sequence TTGAGCGAGACACGCCCGCGCCTCGCGGCAGAGGGGCTCAAGAAGGTCTACAGGGGCCGCACGGTCGTCGACGGAGTGTCCCTGACGGTGGACGGGGGCGAGGTCGTCGGCCTGCTGGGTCCCAACGGTGCGGGAAAGACGACGACCTTCTCGATCGTCGTCGGGCTGGTGGAGCCGGATGCCGGGCACGTTCTCCTCGACGGAGAGGAGATCACGGAGCTCGCGATGTTCCGGCGCGCCAGGCGGGGCGTGGGCTATCTCCCTCAAGAGGCGTCGGTCTTCCGCAAGATGACCGCCCTCGAGAACCTCGTCGCGATCCTCGAGACGCTGCCACTCCTCTCCCGGAACGAGCGGCTCGAGCGGGCCCACGAGCTCCTCGACCGGTTCAAGCTCTCCCATCTCTCGACGTCCGTCGCCGACACGCTCTCCGGGGGCGAGCGGAGGCGCCTCGAAATCGCCCGCGCCCTGACCCTGTCTCCCCGCTTCCTCCTCCTCGACGAGCCCTTCGCCGGAATCGACCCCATCACGGTCCTCGACCTGCAGCACGTCATCCGGGAACTGGCGACGACCGGCATCGGCATCCTCATCACCGATCACAACGTGAGGGATACCCTCGCCATCGTCGACCGCGGCTACATCATCAACGCCGGCGTGATCTTCAGGACCGGTTCGCCGGTCACGCTGTCCGAGGACCCCGAGGTGCGGCGGGTCTACCTCGGAGACCGCTTCCGGCTGGACTAG
- a CDS encoding HPF/RaiA family ribosome-associated protein translates to MKVEITARRLTVDAKTKDTIEKRLDKLSKVLPREADAKVVIRLEKRGVLVEVTISARQRTWAAEAVAADQLTAAQNALDRVAAQAKKTKARVKEEKKHTTSAVRKAVPAAPAEPPVPAREKPPRSETYEARRMFDEDALHAFSHSKKDVFAYRDPSDEALRVLYRRKDGSVVVLTPV, encoded by the coding sequence ATGAAAGTCGAAATCACGGCCCGGCGTCTCACCGTCGACGCGAAGACGAAGGACACGATCGAGAAGCGCCTCGACAAGCTCTCCAAGGTCCTCCCCAGGGAGGCCGACGCAAAGGTCGTCATCCGCCTCGAGAAGAGGGGCGTGCTCGTCGAGGTCACGATCTCGGCCCGACAGCGGACCTGGGCCGCGGAGGCGGTGGCGGCCGACCAGCTGACGGCTGCGCAGAACGCCCTCGACCGGGTCGCCGCGCAGGCGAAGAAGACGAAGGCGCGGGTCAAGGAAGAGAAGAAGCACACGACCTCCGCCGTGCGCAAGGCCGTCCCGGCCGCCCCGGCCGAACCGCCCGTCCCCGCGCGCGAGAAGCCGCCCCGGAGCGAGACCTACGAGGCTCGACGGATGTTCGACGAGGACGCCCTGCACGCCTTCAGTCACAGCAAGAAGGACGTTTTCGCCTACCGTGACCCGTCCGACGAGGCCCTTCGCGTCCTCTATCGCCGCAAGGACGGGTCGGTCGTGGTCCTGACCCCGGTCTAG